A region from the Paenibacillus humicola genome encodes:
- a CDS encoding cyclase family protein — MFKIYDISMTVKPGMQVWENIASKQPSIVNVSNHGSGQAVYESRIDMEVHCGTHVDAPLHMLKGGETIESIGLEELVGYARVVDLTHCRDCITRADLEPLGLVRGDWVLFKTSSSFRDTFDEHFVYLKEDGARYLIELGIRGVGTDALGIERAQLELPTHRSLFRNQVIIVEGLRLKDVAPGTYFMVVAPLKLTGIEAAPARAFLIGGM, encoded by the coding sequence ATGTTTAAAATTTACGATATTTCAATGACCGTCAAGCCGGGGATGCAGGTGTGGGAAAATATCGCGTCGAAGCAGCCAAGCATCGTCAATGTGTCCAATCACGGGAGCGGTCAAGCCGTTTATGAATCGCGCATCGACATGGAGGTGCACTGCGGCACGCATGTGGACGCCCCGCTGCATATGCTGAAGGGCGGCGAAACGATCGAATCGATCGGGCTGGAGGAGCTCGTCGGTTACGCTCGTGTCGTCGACCTGACGCACTGCCGGGACTGCATCACGCGGGCCGACCTGGAGCCGCTTGGCCTCGTACGAGGCGATTGGGTGCTGTTCAAGACGAGCAGCTCGTTCCGCGACACGTTTGACGAGCATTTCGTTTATTTGAAAGAGGACGGCGCCCGGTATTTGATCGAGCTCGGCATCCGCGGCGTCGGCACCGACGCGCTCGGTATCGAGAGGGCCCAGCTCGAGCTGCCGACGCACCGGTCGCTGTTCCGCAACCAGGTGATTATCGTCGAAGGACTGCGCCTGAAGGATGTTGCTCCGGGCACCTATTTTATGGTCGTTGCGCCCTTGAA